One part of the Microbulbifer sp. THAF38 genome encodes these proteins:
- a CDS encoding putative porin, protein MRFKLAALPLMLLAATAGAEEYNSFTKSKYTNLENDADRFTIGSQYFFSGKETLGPLKEFEYINKVSNIYGDFSHYNEGSEDSDIFTVGGEYFASNGIVLGAQLADWGEENIDTLSIGYLFTPNFLVSLEHEDNDSDNELSVNARYNHQLNATDYIGFDFSVDEEFDTRSLSSKYFTHLGGEQYLTAELAYVSYDEGDDYWKLGTEYFFTQRTSVGFTLDENEEFKLGMNHFFNRNFAVEAAYISNTDSDDDYDTYQIGMTVQL, encoded by the coding sequence ATGAGATTCAAGCTCGCAGCTCTTCCCCTGATGCTTCTCGCCGCAACCGCTGGTGCCGAGGAGTACAACTCTTTTACTAAATCTAAGTACACCAATTTAGAGAATGATGCAGATAGGTTTACTATTGGCAGCCAGTATTTTTTTAGTGGAAAAGAAACTCTCGGTCCTCTGAAAGAATTTGAGTACATCAACAAAGTTAGCAATATTTACGGTGATTTTTCTCATTACAATGAAGGTAGTGAAGACTCTGATATTTTTACAGTTGGTGGAGAATACTTCGCATCTAACGGGATCGTTTTGGGTGCTCAGTTAGCCGATTGGGGCGAGGAAAATATTGATACTCTATCAATAGGTTATCTCTTTACTCCTAACTTCCTGGTTAGCCTGGAGCATGAAGATAACGACAGCGATAATGAGTTGTCTGTAAATGCTCGTTATAACCATCAGCTGAATGCAACAGATTACATCGGTTTCGACTTTTCCGTTGACGAAGAGTTTGATACCCGCAGCTTGTCCTCGAAGTATTTTACTCACCTGGGTGGCGAGCAGTACCTGACAGCAGAGCTGGCTTATGTTAGCTACGATGAGGGCGATGACTATTGGAAGTTGGGCACAGAGTACTTCTTTACTCAGCGCACCTCCGTCGGCTTTACGCTCGATGAAAATGAAGAGTTTAAGCTGGGCATGAATCATTTCTTCAACCGCAACTTCGCAGTTGAAGCGGCTTATATTTCCAATACTGACAGCGATGATGATTACGATACTTACCAAATTGGAATGACCGTACAGCTGTAA
- the pstC gene encoding phosphate ABC transporter permease subunit PstC — protein MQTPTLFALLLLLILVAYGTGFSRALSAARSRGGLRNLASLPSYHGLFTALWCGLPALLLLGAWLIFDDAIIRSMVMHSIADKPDTIAGQNLLYAQIQNLAAGHLVGESSPQLQSAAEHLSQLRNNSNTLQAFLSLVLAVGLGAFALLRFSPELRAREKVEKVLKSILITCACAAIFTTVGILFSVLFESLRFFQSVPVTEFLFGLHWSPQMALRADQVGSSGAFGAVPLFTGTLMVSAIAMFVAVPVGLMAAIYLAEYASKRVRNVAKPILEILAGVPTVVYGFFAALTVAPFIRDLATSIGLQASSESALAAGLVMGIMIIPFVSSLSDDVINAVPQSLRDGALGLGSTQSETVRKVVIPAALPGIVGGVLLAVSRAIGETMIVVMAAGLAANLTANPLESVTTVTVQIVTLLVGDQEFDSPKTLAAFALGLMLFVSTLVLNFIALHVVKKYREQYD, from the coding sequence ATGCAAACCCCCACACTGTTCGCCCTTTTGCTGCTGTTGATTTTAGTGGCCTACGGTACCGGCTTTAGTCGTGCACTGAGTGCAGCGCGCAGCCGCGGAGGCCTGCGTAATCTGGCCTCACTGCCCAGCTATCACGGTTTATTTACCGCGCTTTGGTGTGGTTTACCGGCACTTTTACTACTGGGTGCCTGGCTGATTTTTGACGATGCCATTATTCGCTCTATGGTGATGCACAGCATTGCCGATAAACCCGATACCATTGCCGGGCAGAACCTGCTCTATGCACAAATTCAAAACCTCGCTGCTGGCCATTTGGTGGGGGAGTCATCCCCTCAGTTGCAGTCGGCGGCGGAGCATCTCAGTCAATTGCGCAATAACTCCAATACCCTGCAGGCCTTTTTAAGTCTGGTGTTGGCGGTGGGCCTGGGGGCATTTGCACTGTTGCGTTTTTCTCCGGAGCTGCGCGCCCGTGAGAAAGTAGAAAAAGTCCTTAAGTCTATTCTGATTACTTGTGCCTGCGCCGCGATTTTTACCACTGTGGGTATTTTGTTCTCGGTACTGTTTGAGTCGCTGCGCTTTTTCCAGTCGGTGCCGGTGACTGAATTTTTGTTCGGCTTACATTGGAGCCCGCAGATGGCCCTGCGTGCCGATCAGGTTGGTTCCAGTGGAGCTTTTGGTGCGGTACCCCTGTTTACCGGTACCTTGATGGTTTCCGCAATTGCCATGTTCGTGGCGGTGCCAGTGGGCCTGATGGCGGCTATTTATCTGGCCGAGTACGCCAGCAAGCGCGTGCGCAACGTGGCCAAGCCAATTTTGGAAATTCTCGCCGGTGTACCCACAGTGGTATACGGCTTTTTTGCGGCGTTAACCGTCGCTCCGTTTATTCGTGACCTGGCCACCTCCATTGGCCTGCAGGCCTCCAGTGAGAGCGCCCTGGCCGCTGGGTTGGTAATGGGGATTATGATTATCCCGTTTGTCTCCTCATTATCTGACGATGTGATTAATGCGGTACCGCAATCCCTGCGCGATGGCGCTCTGGGGTTGGGTTCAACCCAATCGGAGACCGTGCGCAAAGTGGTGATCCCCGCAGCACTGCCGGGAATTGTCGGCGGTGTACTCTTGGCGGTGTCCCGCGCAATTGGTGAGACGATGATCGTAGTAATGGCCGCAGGCCTCGCCGCCAATCTCACCGCTAATCCCCTGGAGTCGGTCACCACCGTTACCGTACAGATCGTGACGCTACTGGTCGGCGACCAAGAGTTTGACAGTCCCAAGACCCTGGCCGCGTTTGCGCTTGGTCTGATGTTGTTTGTCTCGACTCTGGTACTGAACTTTATCGCCCTGCACGTAGTGAAAAAATACCGGGAGCAGTATGACTAA
- a CDS encoding antibiotic biosynthesis monooxygenase yields the protein MKYIFEVRIKEGFTAEEYADAWVRASQLIQRAPGAMGTELLQKIGDENTLIAIATWHSKIERDAMQSRHTAEIDRIIQSVAPFVGIRLLGEYEDFRKVDSSFADSKR from the coding sequence GTGAAATATATTTTTGAGGTTCGAATCAAGGAAGGCTTCACAGCGGAAGAATATGCCGATGCCTGGGTACGTGCGTCCCAATTAATTCAGCGAGCACCTGGGGCTATGGGGACGGAACTTTTGCAAAAGATCGGTGACGAAAATACTCTGATCGCCATCGCTACCTGGCATAGTAAAATTGAACGTGATGCCATGCAGTCTCGGCACACGGCAGAGATAGACAGGATTATTCAAAGCGTTGCTCCTTTTGTAGGTATACGCCTTTTAGGTGAGTATGAGGATTTTCGAAAAGTAGATAGTTCTTTTGCAGATAGTAAGCGCTAA
- the phoU gene encoding phosphate signaling complex protein PhoU gives MEMHFDQHISRQFNEDLEGIKTEMLEMGGMVARQVADAVDALSNADSQLAEEVLRIEEEIDKCEMALDEHATLIIAKRQPAASDLRMVMSVTRIARDLERIGDEASKIAKMAIALTDEGTSPRGYTEIRHLANAVRKMLNDALDAYTRFDVESALRTLAEDEQVDMDYRTAVRELVTYMMEDPRSISRVINVLWTLRSLERIGDHAKNICEQVVYLVEGADIRHGHERNLNLRKS, from the coding sequence ATGGAAATGCACTTCGATCAACATATCTCCCGCCAGTTCAACGAGGATCTGGAGGGAATTAAGACCGAGATGTTGGAGATGGGCGGCATGGTCGCCCGTCAAGTTGCCGATGCCGTTGATGCCCTGTCCAATGCCGACAGTCAGTTGGCGGAGGAGGTCCTGCGCATTGAAGAGGAAATCGACAAGTGCGAGATGGCCCTGGACGAGCACGCGACCTTGATTATCGCCAAGCGCCAGCCCGCCGCCTCGGACCTGCGCATGGTGATGTCGGTAACCCGCATTGCCCGCGACCTGGAGCGTATTGGCGATGAGGCCAGCAAAATCGCGAAAATGGCAATTGCACTCACTGATGAGGGCACCTCACCGCGCGGCTATACCGAGATACGCCACCTGGCCAACGCTGTGCGCAAAATGCTCAATGATGCCTTGGATGCCTATACCCGCTTCGATGTGGAGTCCGCATTGCGCACCCTCGCCGAGGATGAGCAGGTGGATATGGATTACCGCACCGCCGTTCGCGAGTTGGTGACTTACATGATGGAAGATCCGCGCAGTATTTCCCGTGTAATCAATGTGCTGTGGACACTGCGCTCACTGGAGCGCATCGGTGACCACGCCAAGAATATTTGTGAGCAGGTGGTCTACCTGGTGGAGGGGGCGGATATTCGCCACGGCCACGAGAGAAACCTGAACTTAAGGAAGTCCTGA
- the pstB gene encoding phosphate ABC transporter ATP-binding protein PstB, whose translation MAISQTEVRKTVGQPFSDTAKLRMRNVNVFYGETQAIHNVGLDIGRNEVVAMIGPSGCGKSTFLRCLNRMNDTIEGCRVEGELSLDGDPIYGPKVDVVPLRARVGMVFQKPNPFPKSIYENVAYGPKIHGIASRRADLDEIVENSLRRAGLWDEVKDRLDKPGTGLSGGQQQRLCIARAIAVSPEVILMDEPCSALDPIATARIEELIDELRENYTIAIVTHSMQQAARVSQRTAYFHLGHLVEVNDTETVFTNPEHELTEAYITGRFG comes from the coding sequence ATGGCAATCAGCCAGACCGAGGTGCGGAAAACAGTGGGCCAGCCCTTCTCTGACACCGCCAAGTTGCGCATGCGCAATGTGAATGTGTTCTACGGCGAAACCCAGGCTATTCACAACGTTGGCCTGGATATCGGTCGCAATGAAGTTGTGGCGATGATTGGCCCATCCGGTTGTGGTAAGTCCACCTTCCTGCGCTGCCTCAACCGCATGAACGACACCATTGAAGGCTGTCGGGTTGAAGGCGAGTTGAGTTTGGATGGCGATCCCATTTATGGTCCCAAGGTGGATGTTGTACCTCTGCGCGCACGGGTGGGTATGGTGTTCCAGAAACCCAACCCCTTTCCCAAGTCCATCTATGAAAACGTGGCCTATGGCCCCAAAATTCACGGAATCGCCAGCCGCCGCGCCGACCTGGATGAAATTGTGGAAAACAGCCTGCGCCGCGCCGGCCTCTGGGATGAGGTCAAGGATCGTTTGGATAAACCAGGTACCGGCCTGTCCGGCGGTCAGCAGCAGCGTCTGTGTATCGCCCGTGCTATTGCGGTGAGCCCGGAGGTGATTTTGATGGATGAGCCCTGCTCCGCCCTGGACCCAATTGCCACTGCACGCATTGAAGAACTGATTGATGAGCTGCGCGAGAACTACACTATTGCCATCGTGACTCACTCGATGCAGCAGGCGGCTCGTGTCAGCCAGCGCACGGCTTATTTCCATCTGGGGCATCTTGTCGAGGTCAACGACACTGAAACCGTGTTCACCAATCCGGAGCACGAACTAACCGAAGCCTATATTACCGGCCGCTTCGGCTGA
- a CDS encoding M48 family metalloprotease has protein sequence MISRNQAFFAALALTATSILSGCVTNPVTGEQQLSLISTQQELNLGQQQYPINQQQQGGQYTIDPSLQEYVNRVGQKLARVSDQPQLPYEFVVLNNSVPNAWALPGGKIAINRGLLVLLEDEAELAAVLGHEIVHAAARHSATAMSQQQVLGAGLAVLGAATKESAYADLISTGSQLGGSAYIARYGRSNELESDEYGMKYMAAAGYDPQGAVRLQRKFVELSKGRQSNGLEALFASHPPSQSRVSANIEHSKSLPKGGVTNRDAYQKAIAQLKRDADAYENYDDALNAANKKQFDTALNLVRKAQKQQPKEASFFALEGDLLAQKKLFDKAHQAYDRAVQKNPALFSHWLKRGMASAQLNDYTAAERDLNRSLRYLETAYAHFYLGEVYEKQGNKQSAFKHYETAAGAGGEIGSKAQARMQALTGKG, from the coding sequence ATGATCTCGCGTAACCAGGCTTTCTTCGCCGCACTGGCGTTGACAGCGACCTCAATTCTCAGTGGCTGTGTCACCAATCCGGTGACCGGAGAGCAACAGCTTTCCCTGATTTCAACCCAACAGGAATTGAATTTAGGGCAGCAACAATACCCGATCAACCAGCAACAGCAGGGTGGCCAGTACACCATAGACCCCAGTTTGCAAGAGTATGTGAACCGGGTTGGGCAGAAACTGGCACGGGTCTCGGACCAACCGCAGCTACCCTATGAATTTGTGGTGTTGAACAACTCCGTTCCCAACGCCTGGGCACTGCCTGGAGGCAAAATCGCCATTAACCGGGGCTTGCTGGTCCTGCTCGAGGATGAAGCGGAACTGGCCGCTGTACTCGGCCACGAGATAGTTCACGCTGCAGCACGCCACTCCGCCACCGCCATGTCACAGCAGCAGGTGCTCGGGGCGGGGCTGGCAGTACTCGGTGCGGCCACCAAGGAATCCGCCTATGCAGACCTTATTTCTACCGGCAGTCAGCTGGGAGGCTCCGCCTATATCGCCCGCTATGGTCGCAGTAACGAACTGGAGTCTGACGAATACGGCATGAAATATATGGCTGCCGCCGGCTATGATCCCCAGGGCGCCGTGCGTCTGCAACGCAAGTTCGTTGAACTCTCCAAGGGTCGCCAAAGCAATGGCCTGGAAGCCCTCTTCGCCAGCCACCCGCCATCACAATCCCGTGTCAGCGCCAATATCGAGCACAGTAAATCCCTGCCCAAGGGCGGGGTTACCAACCGCGATGCCTATCAAAAAGCCATAGCGCAACTGAAACGTGATGCCGATGCCTATGAAAATTATGATGATGCCCTAAACGCAGCCAATAAAAAGCAGTTTGATACGGCACTGAATTTGGTACGAAAGGCACAAAAGCAACAACCAAAAGAGGCCTCTTTCTTCGCACTGGAAGGAGATCTACTCGCCCAGAAAAAACTATTTGATAAAGCCCACCAAGCCTATGACCGTGCCGTGCAGAAAAACCCTGCACTGTTTTCCCACTGGTTAAAACGCGGCATGGCAAGTGCGCAGCTAAATGATTACACCGCAGCGGAGAGAGACTTAAACCGCTCACTACGCTACCTGGAAACAGCCTACGCACACTTCTACCTGGGCGAGGTATATGAAAAGCAGGGGAATAAACAAAGTGCTTTTAAGCACTATGAAACTGCAGCCGGGGCGGGAGGAGAAATTGGCTCTAAAGCGCAGGCCCGGATGCAGGCCTTGACGGGGAAAGGCTGA
- a CDS encoding DUF4265 domain-containing protein: MTALQVIELFAGTNPDGEPVVERLQVRVNEDDSCQLVRSPAFIKGIASGDCIKVDKDTQQFELVKRSGNLAIRVFCRGNSAELSDRLSPQLEKLGGELDLEVPRMLVYSIHVSCGFDKIEQILNSVCDGANSAWYYGNVYDPKDGQTPLNWWQDILKPE, encoded by the coding sequence ATGACGGCACTTCAGGTAATTGAGTTATTTGCGGGCACCAATCCCGATGGCGAACCGGTGGTGGAGCGCTTACAGGTGCGTGTCAACGAGGATGATAGTTGCCAGTTGGTGCGTTCTCCCGCGTTTATAAAAGGCATCGCCAGCGGCGATTGCATTAAGGTGGATAAAGATACCCAGCAGTTCGAGCTGGTAAAGCGTTCGGGTAATCTGGCGATCCGCGTCTTTTGTCGCGGTAACAGCGCCGAACTTTCCGACCGCTTGAGCCCACAGTTGGAAAAACTTGGAGGAGAGCTGGATCTGGAAGTTCCACGAATGCTGGTATACAGCATCCATGTGAGCTGTGGTTTCGACAAAATTGAACAAATTCTTAATAGTGTCTGCGATGGTGCTAACAGTGCTTGGTACTACGGCAATGTCTACGACCCCAAAGATGGCCAGACCCCACTCAATTGGTGGCAGGATATACTGAAGCCAGAGTAG
- the pstA gene encoding phosphate ABC transporter permease PstA, whose amino-acid sequence MTNLTQTQVRERIEKRLASRHRKEKLFRGLGIASIAFGILAVVILFSDIISKGSGAFVQTAIELEVHYDAQVLGIEKVDDESLAWANFTGVIREALRERFPSVTGRSDKRELYSLVSSGAPFNLRDRLAANPELLGKSEKVWFAADDDVDTFVKSLKDSKEGFRGRTSEQKAGWIEQLLESGELKKRFNTIFFTNGDSREPEQAGIRAALMGSLFTLLVTLALSFPIGVAAAIYLEEYAPKNRWTDLIEVNINNLAAVPSIVFGLLGLAIFINFFELPRSAPLVGGLVLTLMTLPTIIISSRAALKAVPPSIREAAMGMGASRMQVVFHHVLPLAMPGMLTGAIIGMAQALGETAPLLMIGMVAFIVDVPGGVTDPATVLPVQIFLWADSPERAFVERTSAAIMVLLSVLILMNASAVMLRKKLERRW is encoded by the coding sequence ATGACTAATCTCACTCAGACGCAGGTTCGCGAGCGTATCGAAAAGCGTCTCGCCAGCCGTCATCGCAAGGAAAAACTGTTTCGCGGGCTGGGTATTGCCAGTATTGCTTTCGGCATTCTCGCGGTTGTTATTTTGTTTAGCGATATTATCAGCAAGGGTAGCGGTGCCTTTGTACAGACTGCCATTGAGTTGGAAGTACACTACGATGCGCAGGTACTCGGTATTGAGAAGGTCGATGACGAGAGCCTTGCCTGGGCCAACTTCACCGGGGTGATCCGCGAGGCCCTGCGCGAGCGTTTCCCTTCGGTGACTGGCCGCAGTGACAAGCGTGAACTGTATTCGCTGGTTTCCTCTGGAGCGCCCTTTAACCTGCGTGATCGCCTGGCCGCAAATCCAGAGCTGCTCGGTAAGAGTGAGAAGGTGTGGTTTGCCGCTGACGACGATGTGGATACTTTTGTTAAAAGTCTGAAGGATTCCAAAGAAGGCTTCCGCGGCCGTACCTCGGAACAGAAAGCCGGCTGGATCGAACAGTTATTGGAAAGTGGCGAACTGAAGAAGCGTTTTAATACCATCTTCTTTACCAACGGCGACTCCCGTGAACCGGAGCAGGCCGGTATCCGCGCGGCCTTGATGGGGTCGCTGTTTACATTGCTGGTGACCCTGGCGCTGTCTTTCCCAATCGGGGTGGCTGCGGCCATCTACCTGGAAGAATACGCACCAAAGAATCGTTGGACCGACCTGATTGAGGTGAATATCAATAACCTCGCCGCAGTGCCATCCATCGTATTCGGCCTGCTGGGGTTGGCGATCTTTATCAACTTCTTTGAGTTGCCACGCTCCGCGCCCCTGGTTGGCGGTCTGGTACTCACCCTGATGACATTGCCGACAATTATTATTTCCAGCCGTGCGGCCCTGAAGGCGGTGCCGCCTTCGATTCGCGAAGCTGCGATGGGTATGGGTGCCTCGCGTATGCAGGTGGTTTTCCACCATGTGCTGCCGCTGGCCATGCCCGGTATGCTCACCGGTGCGATTATCGGTATGGCCCAGGCCCTGGGTGAGACTGCACCCCTGCTGATGATCGGTATGGTTGCCTTTATTGTGGATGTACCCGGAGGGGTGACCGATCCGGCTACGGTATTGCCGGTGCAGATTTTCCTCTGGGCGGATAGCCCCGAGCGCGCCTTTGTGGAGCGCACCTCGGCAGCCATTATGGTATTGCTGAGTGTATTGATTCTTATGAATGCCAGCGCGGTAATGCTGCGCAAGAAACTTGAGCGCCGCTGGTAA
- the yaaA gene encoding peroxide stress protein YaaA, translating into MLIVISPAKTLDYESEIPTLETTQPDFLKESAALIKELRDLSPQQVSSLMKISDKLGVLNYDRFQSWKRPFTDKNARPALLAFKGDVYTGLAAETMGKRDFSYAQKHLRMLSGLYGLLRPLDLMQPYRLEMGTKFENSRGKNLYEFWGEQITEALNLQLQALKSRELVNLASNEYFKAVKPKALDAEVITPHFKDLKNGQYKMISFFAKKARGMMSRWAIEQRVKKAEELKGFDMAGYSYNSKMSSERDWVFTRDEQP; encoded by the coding sequence ATGTTAATAGTGATTTCTCCAGCCAAGACGCTGGATTACGAGAGCGAAATTCCCACCCTGGAAACCACTCAACCGGATTTTCTCAAGGAGTCAGCGGCACTAATCAAAGAGTTGCGTGATTTGAGTCCGCAACAGGTCTCTAGCCTGATGAAGATTTCCGACAAGCTCGGTGTGCTGAATTACGATCGCTTCCAATCCTGGAAACGCCCTTTCACTGATAAGAATGCACGCCCAGCCCTGCTCGCTTTTAAGGGTGATGTTTACACTGGTCTGGCTGCCGAAACCATGGGTAAGCGCGATTTCAGCTATGCCCAGAAGCACCTGCGTATGCTCTCCGGCCTCTATGGCCTATTGCGCCCACTGGATCTGATGCAGCCCTACCGCCTGGAGATGGGGACCAAATTTGAAAACAGTCGCGGTAAAAATCTGTATGAATTTTGGGGAGAGCAAATTACTGAGGCGCTCAATTTACAGCTGCAAGCGCTGAAGAGTCGGGAGTTGGTCAACCTCGCTTCTAATGAGTATTTCAAGGCGGTAAAGCCCAAAGCGCTCGATGCGGAGGTAATCACTCCCCACTTCAAAGATCTAAAAAATGGTCAGTACAAAATGATCAGTTTCTTTGCCAAAAAGGCGCGGGGCATGATGAGCCGCTGGGCCATTGAGCAGCGGGTGAAGAAGGCGGAGGAGCTTAAAGGCTTTGATATGGCTGGCTATTCCTATAACTCGAAGATGTCCAGTGAACGGGATTGGGTTTTTACTCGGGATGAGCAGCCGTGA
- a CDS encoding PstS family phosphate ABC transporter substrate-binding protein, translating to MNKRILATSLAALTLATSQVALAARDYISVVGSSTVYPFTTTVAERFSRATQFKTPVVESTGTGGGMKLFCQGVGESTADITGASRRIKQSELEMCNGNGVDVVEVQIGYDGIVLANAKKATPFKLSRKDIFLALAKEVPNPNGSETLVANPYKTWKDVNPALPNTKIEVLGPPPTSGTRDAFAELAMEGGCKKFDWIAAMKKKDKSAYKAICHNVREDGAYVEAGENDNLIVNKLVANPNALGIFGFSFLDQNADKVQGSMIEGQAPTFDSIADQSYPVSRPLFIYVKKAHADVVPGIKQFLAEFTNERAWGDEGYLTDKGMIPLPQEKRQKIATDVRKLNALSNLAAK from the coding sequence ATGAACAAGCGAATTCTGGCTACTTCCTTGGCGGCATTGACCCTCGCCACTTCTCAGGTGGCTCTGGCGGCGCGCGACTACATCAGCGTTGTTGGTTCCTCCACTGTTTACCCATTTACCACCACTGTGGCGGAGCGTTTCAGCCGTGCTACCCAGTTCAAAACTCCGGTAGTCGAATCCACAGGTACTGGCGGCGGCATGAAGCTGTTCTGCCAGGGCGTTGGTGAAAGCACTGCGGACATCACCGGTGCCTCTCGCCGCATTAAGCAGTCTGAGCTGGAGATGTGTAACGGCAACGGCGTTGATGTTGTGGAAGTACAAATCGGCTACGACGGCATCGTGTTGGCGAATGCTAAGAAAGCGACTCCTTTCAAGCTTTCCCGCAAGGACATCTTCCTGGCGCTGGCTAAAGAAGTACCGAACCCGAACGGTTCCGAGACTCTGGTTGCCAATCCTTACAAGACCTGGAAAGACGTAAACCCTGCGCTGCCCAACACCAAAATCGAAGTTCTGGGTCCGCCCCCCACTTCCGGTACCCGTGATGCCTTTGCCGAATTGGCAATGGAAGGTGGCTGTAAGAAGTTCGATTGGATCGCAGCCATGAAGAAAAAAGACAAGAGCGCTTACAAGGCGATCTGTCACAACGTACGCGAAGACGGCGCTTATGTTGAAGCCGGTGAGAACGACAACCTGATCGTCAACAAGTTGGTTGCCAATCCGAATGCCCTGGGCATCTTTGGTTTCAGCTTCCTCGACCAGAATGCCGATAAAGTACAAGGCTCTATGATCGAAGGGCAGGCTCCGACTTTCGACTCTATCGCAGATCAGAGCTACCCGGTTTCCCGCCCGCTGTTTATTTACGTGAAGAAGGCACATGCCGACGTAGTACCGGGTATCAAGCAGTTCCTGGCAGAGTTCACCAATGAGCGCGCCTGGGGTGATGAAGGTTACCTGACTGACAAAGGTATGATCCCGCTGCCCCAAGAGAAACGCCAGAAAATTGCTACTGACGTTCGCAAGCTGAATGCCCTGAGCAATCTTGCTGCGAAGTAA
- a CDS encoding putative porin: protein MKSLRMSIFPLMVIATGVTAEEYKSITTLNYSDLEYSYHDHYYSPMGWPDYPTSGYFVEERKSETSTVGTTYFFGGKETLGPLKEFEYINKVNNISVQFTRLEDSADYWWRKNNHQNSFSTKGEYFSENGVVLSTEVLNQRDKDVYSQSVGYLFTPNLLVKLNYSDFEYDIKYKTFSVDEEVPSWTSRHFKFDEEEFSLTAQYNHQLSDTDYLGFTMIIGEETDDHTLSSKYFVNFGNDKYLSVEANYYHGNGRAWDNVSELNASGLNAEFYFNKETSVNIAYDENHRYKLGFSHFFNRNIAFDVAYFAAATNKYNGYYEDYGCDDCDAYRYDEYRLGLRVQL, encoded by the coding sequence ATGAAAAGTCTCAGGATGTCAATTTTTCCCCTGATGGTAATTGCTACTGGCGTAACGGCGGAGGAGTATAAGTCGATAACTACTTTAAATTATTCAGATTTAGAGTACTCTTATCATGATCATTACTACAGCCCTATGGGATGGCCAGATTACCCAACGTCAGGTTATTTTGTTGAGGAAAGAAAATCAGAAACCTCAACCGTAGGTACTACTTACTTTTTTGGAGGAAAAGAAACTCTAGGGCCTCTAAAAGAATTTGAGTACATCAATAAGGTTAACAATATATCAGTACAATTCACCCGGTTAGAAGATTCGGCAGATTATTGGTGGCGGAAAAATAACCATCAAAATTCATTTTCTACAAAAGGTGAGTATTTTTCTGAAAATGGTGTAGTGCTGAGTACTGAAGTGCTTAACCAAAGAGATAAAGATGTTTATAGTCAGTCAGTCGGTTATTTATTTACTCCGAATCTTTTAGTGAAATTGAACTATAGTGATTTTGAGTATGATATTAAATATAAGACTTTCAGTGTAGATGAAGAAGTTCCCTCATGGACTAGCCGGCATTTCAAGTTTGATGAAGAAGAGTTTTCATTAACCGCTCAGTATAACCACCAATTGAGTGATACTGACTATCTTGGTTTTACCATGATTATTGGCGAGGAAACAGACGATCATACTTTATCCTCCAAATACTTCGTGAATTTTGGAAATGATAAATATCTAAGTGTTGAAGCGAATTATTATCATGGGAACGGAAGAGCATGGGATAATGTTTCCGAATTGAACGCCTCCGGGTTGAATGCAGAGTTCTATTTTAATAAAGAGACTTCCGTCAATATAGCCTATGATGAAAATCATCGTTATAAATTAGGGTTCTCCCACTTCTTTAATCGGAATATTGCCTTTGACGTAGCTTACTTTGCTGCAGCAACAAATAAGTACAATGGATATTACGAAGATTATGGGTGTGATGATTGCGATGCTTATCGGTATGACGAATACCGGCTGGGCCTGAGAGTTCAGTTATAA
- a CDS encoding DUF938 domain-containing protein, whose product MSDSSLPDAPACARNRDPILSHLRRLLEDSQKVLEVGSGTGQHAVYFAPRLPHLIWQTSERAEMLPGVRAWLASVPAQNLRQPLTLDVDASWPELNFDAVFSANTLHIMSRESVQRFFHQLRTLLQPGGLLVVYGPFKIDGSFIGPSNADFDTYLKERNPDSGIRDLEWLDQLAGDVGMQREELNYLPANNQLVVWRKNDNKE is encoded by the coding sequence GTGAGCGATTCCAGTCTGCCGGATGCGCCGGCTTGTGCGCGCAATCGCGATCCAATACTTTCCCACTTGCGCCGCCTGTTGGAGGATAGCCAAAAGGTATTGGAGGTGGGGAGCGGCACGGGCCAGCATGCGGTCTATTTTGCCCCGCGCCTGCCCCACTTAATCTGGCAGACCTCGGAACGCGCAGAAATGCTGCCCGGCGTACGCGCCTGGCTGGCGAGTGTGCCCGCACAGAACCTGCGCCAACCATTGACCCTGGATGTCGATGCGTCCTGGCCTGAGTTGAATTTTGATGCGGTGTTTAGTGCGAATACCCTGCACATCATGTCGCGGGAGTCGGTCCAGCGCTTTTTTCACCAACTGCGTACCCTGCTACAACCTGGTGGTTTGTTGGTTGTTTATGGCCCTTTCAAGATCGATGGTAGTTTTATCGGCCCCAGCAATGCAGATTTCGACACCTATCTTAAAGAGCGCAATCCCGACAGCGGTATTCGCGATCTGGAGTGGTTGGACCAGTTGGCAGGGGATGTAGGCATGCAGCGAGAAGAATTAAATTACCTGCCAGCGAACAATCAGTTGGTTGTTTGGCGTAAAAACGATAACAAGGAGTGA